Genomic DNA from Lentisphaerota bacterium:
ACGCGCGCGGCGGCCGCGCTGGGATGCCGGGTGGAGGTAGCCGACCCACTCGCGGCCGCATGGGACACCAACCTGCTGGACGTGGCGCGGCGAATCGCTGCCGCGCTGGCGTCGGAAAGGGCTCGATGAGCCGGGAGATCGGAGACGGGCAGGCGACAGGCGGCCCGGTGCTTTCGTTTGCAGGCGTCTGTTTCGCCTATCGAACGAGCGAGGCGCTGCACAACGTCACCTTCGCTGTGCCGGAACGGTCGCTGGTGGCGGTGGTGGGCCCCAACGGCGGCGGCAAGACGACGCTGCTCCGGCTGATCCTCGGATTGGAGCGTCCCCTGTACGGCACGGTGCGGGTGTTCGGCCTGGCGCCGGAGTCGGCGCGGCGGCGGGTGGGCTATGTGCCGCAGGTGCTCGCCTACGACACGCGATTTCCGGTCAGTGTCAACGACGTGGTGCTCATGGGAACCCTGGAGGGCGGCCTGGCCGGGGCGTATGGCCGGCGTGAACGGCTGGCGGCCGCTGCGGCGCTGGATCGGGTCGGGCTGGCGGCTCTGGAGCATCGCCCGTTTTCCGAGCTTTCGGGAGGCGAGCGGCAGCGCACCCTGATTGCGCAGGCGCTGGCCGGCGGACCGCAGTTGCTGCTGCTGGACGAGCCGACGGCCAGCGTGGATCCGCCGACGGCAGACCGTCTTCATGATCTGTTTGGCCAGCTTGCCGAGACGCTGACCGTCCTGTTCGTATCGCACAATCTCAGCGTGGTCACGGCGCACGCGACCCATGTGCTGTGCGTCAACCGCACGGCCGATCTGCATCCGGCGTCCGATGTCGTGTCGGAAACCTTCCGCGCCGCCTACGGCGGCGGCCGGATGGTCGTGCTTCAGCACGGCGCCTCATGCCAGGTGGTTGACGCATCGGCGGCACTGACCTCGCCGCACCATCAGTGCTCGAGCGAGGGATGCCCACAGGAGACCGAACCATGAGTCTTCTGGCCGATCTCCAGCAACATGCCTTTCTGCAATACGCCGTGGCGGCCTGTGCGCTGGCGGCGGTGGCGGCCGGCGTGGTCGGCAGCCTGGTGGTGGTGCGCCGAACCACCTACACGGCGGCGGCGGTCTCGCACTGCGTGCTCGCCGGACTGGGTCTGGCGCG
This window encodes:
- a CDS encoding ABC transporter ATP-binding protein, with product MPGGGSRPTRGRMGHQPAGRGAANRCRAGVGKGSMSREIGDGQATGGPVLSFAGVCFAYRTSEALHNVTFAVPERSLVAVVGPNGGGKTTLLRLILGLERPLYGTVRVFGLAPESARRRVGYVPQVLAYDTRFPVSVNDVVLMGTLEGGLAGAYGRRERLAAAAALDRVGLAALEHRPFSELSGGERQRTLIAQALAGGPQLLLLDEPTASVDPPTADRLHDLFGQLAETLTVLFVSHNLSVVTAHATHVLCVNRTADLHPASDVVSETFRAAYGGGRMVVLQHGASCQVVDASAALTSPHHQCSSEGCPQETEP